The Sulfuricaulis sp. genome contains a region encoding:
- a CDS encoding MarR family transcriptional regulator: protein MENLDVVKLLKAAQTLERNVSVSLMYSGLRVPQYRLLDNLAEMGQATVTEMSEKLNVRRATASVLISELIKSGIVEVTENNSDRRSFHIRLSRMGTGKLESARKDIAVFREKLSKKYSPEIIKMLNEFSENLA from the coding sequence ATGGAAAACCTGGATGTGGTCAAGCTGCTCAAGGCGGCACAGACGCTGGAAAGGAACGTGTCGGTGTCACTGATGTACTCGGGGCTGCGCGTGCCCCAGTATCGGCTGCTCGACAATTTGGCGGAGATGGGGCAGGCCACGGTGACGGAGATGAGCGAGAAACTGAACGTTCGGCGTGCCACGGCCAGCGTGCTGATCAGCGAGCTGATCAAGTCGGGGATTGTGGAAGTGACCGAAAATAATTCGGACCGACGCTCTTTTCACATCCGCCTCAGCCGCATGGGCACGGGCAAGCTCGAATCGGCGCGAAAAGACATCGCCGTGTTCCGCGAAAAGCTGTCGAAAAAATATTCGCCTGAAATAATAAAAATGTTGAATGAATTTTCCGAGAATCTGGCGTAG
- a CDS encoding GFA family protein: MPETIINGSCLCGAVQYEVSGDPQWFYHCHCSRCRKATGTGHASNLLIPHGSLKWIEGEALIKSYKVPEAKRFTNCFCSVCGGRLPRYVRETGMVVIPAGSIDSELDFKPQFRIYWDSRVKWSCSGDKLPVHPEYPTG; encoded by the coding sequence ATGCCCGAAACCATCATTAACGGAAGTTGTCTTTGCGGTGCCGTGCAATACGAAGTCAGCGGCGACCCGCAATGGTTTTATCACTGTCATTGCTCGCGCTGTCGCAAGGCCACGGGCACGGGCCATGCCTCGAATCTGCTCATCCCGCACGGATCGCTCAAGTGGATCGAGGGGGAGGCGCTGATCAAATCGTACAAAGTCCCCGAAGCCAAGCGCTTCACTAATTGTTTCTGCTCCGTCTGCGGCGGTCGGTTGCCACGCTACGTGAGGGAAACAGGGATGGTTGTTATCCCGGCCGGTTCGATCGACAGTGAGCTGGACTTCAAGCCGCAATTCCGCATTTACTGGGATTCGCGTGTGAAGTGGTCCTGTAGTGGCGACAAGCTGCCAGTTCATCCGGAATACCCGACTGGATAA
- a CDS encoding glycosyltransferase family 2 protein, whose protein sequence is MGDLKDLNQALVGPEHETRFSDQGRPPQPENSRKYVPVKFKLAFAQLMAFGWAGLSWYLALPWIADLSVYVPYPVATLVVLGIAIMPGFAFAFIFFSLLLDRRPPARTYASLPPVSVLVAAYNEQDNIAETLTQLQKQSYPGDVEIILIDDGSKDDTVKIARAVNAPNVNIIALPRNGGKAHALNAGLAQARHNLIISVDADTFMHEKALENIVSRFLSDPPGTVAVAGAINVKNSRRNWLTRIQEWDYFHGIAVVKRTQSLYQGTLVAQGAFSLYTRQALLEVGGWPDTVGEDIVLSWSLLKRGYRIGYAENAVVFTNVPETYVRFYQQRRRWARGLIEAFKLHPQILKVFRLNSTFFYLNLFYPFLDTIYLVCFLPGLIAACFGYYFLAGPMTLAVLPLGVMNNFLMYHVQKRMFVDAKLRVRRNIFGFIFYILFAQLLMSPASVAGYYAEFMNRRKTWGTK, encoded by the coding sequence ATGGGAGACCTCAAAGACCTGAATCAGGCGCTGGTTGGCCCTGAGCACGAAACGCGTTTCAGCGATCAGGGAAGGCCGCCACAACCAGAAAATTCACGGAAGTATGTCCCGGTAAAATTCAAGCTCGCGTTTGCGCAGCTGATGGCTTTCGGCTGGGCGGGCCTCAGCTGGTATCTGGCGCTGCCCTGGATCGCCGATCTGTCCGTCTACGTCCCGTACCCGGTCGCGACCCTAGTCGTCCTGGGCATCGCCATCATGCCGGGCTTCGCTTTCGCCTTCATCTTCTTCAGCCTGCTGCTGGATCGCCGTCCGCCGGCCCGGACATATGCCTCGCTCCCGCCGGTGAGCGTGTTGGTGGCGGCCTACAACGAGCAAGACAACATCGCCGAAACCCTCACGCAACTGCAGAAGCAGAGCTATCCGGGCGACGTCGAGATCATCCTGATCGACGATGGCTCCAAGGACGACACCGTCAAAATTGCGCGCGCGGTCAACGCGCCGAACGTGAACATCATTGCCCTGCCGCGGAATGGCGGAAAGGCGCATGCCCTGAACGCCGGGCTCGCGCAGGCGCGCCACAACCTGATTATCTCTGTCGATGCCGACACCTTCATGCACGAGAAGGCGCTGGAAAATATCGTGTCGCGGTTTCTCAGCGATCCGCCGGGCACGGTGGCCGTGGCCGGCGCGATCAACGTCAAGAACTCCCGCCGCAACTGGCTCACCCGGATACAGGAGTGGGACTATTTCCACGGCATCGCCGTGGTCAAGCGCACCCAGAGCCTGTATCAGGGCACCCTGGTGGCGCAGGGGGCGTTTTCGCTCTATACCCGGCAGGCCCTGCTGGAAGTTGGCGGCTGGCCCGACACGGTCGGCGAGGACATCGTGTTGTCGTGGAGCCTGCTCAAGCGCGGCTACCGCATCGGCTATGCCGAGAATGCGGTGGTGTTCACCAACGTGCCCGAGACCTATGTCAGGTTCTATCAACAGCGACGCCGCTGGGCGCGCGGCCTGATCGAGGCGTTCAAGCTGCATCCCCAGATACTCAAGGTGTTCCGGCTGAACTCGACCTTTTTTTATCTCAACCTGTTCTATCCGTTTCTGGACACGATCTATCTCGTGTGTTTTCTGCCGGGATTGATCGCGGCTTGCTTCGGTTACTATTTCCTGGCGGGGCCCATGACGCTGGCCGTGCTGCCGCTCGGCGTAATGAACAATTTCTTGATGTATCACGTGCAGAAACGGATGTTCGTTGACGCGAAGCTGCGGGTGCGACGCAACATTTTCGGATTCATCTTCTATATCCTGTTCGCGCAGCTGTTGATGTCGCCCGCGTCCGTGGCCGGTTATTACGCCGAATTCATGAACCGGCGCAAAACCTGGGGGACAAAATGA